A window of the Tunturibacter empetritectus genome harbors these coding sequences:
- a CDS encoding STAS domain-containing protein has protein sequence MPEDVAPAVPVKPLTYEIKREGETAVVTCHGRLVAGLTDVFYQELKEVAASSKVLVLDLGDLTYVDSMGLGTIVRLYAHAKGAGCEFQLLHLGKQLRNLLKMTNLLSTFASAEDHGITVA, from the coding sequence ATGCCTGAAGATGTAGCCCCCGCAGTCCCCGTCAAGCCATTAACCTATGAGATTAAACGTGAAGGTGAAACTGCCGTTGTGACGTGCCACGGCCGTCTAGTGGCCGGTCTCACGGACGTTTTTTACCAGGAGTTGAAGGAGGTTGCCGCCAGCAGCAAAGTGCTGGTGCTCGATCTCGGAGACCTGACCTATGTGGACAGCATGGGCCTGGGAACGATCGTCCGGCTGTATGCACACGCGAAGGGCGCAGGGTGCGAGTTCCAGCTCCTGCACCTCGGCAAGCAGTTGCGGAATCTGTTGAAGATGACCAACCTGTTGTCGACGTTCGCCTCTGCAGAAGATCATGGAATCACAGTCGCCTGA
- a CDS encoding excinuclease ABC subunit C, whose amino-acid sequence MATSFHFDHVLDFTPGQADEILRTIPALPGVFALFGARKEDAPYLTQTADLRRRMRRLLDPPESQSKRLNLREKVARIEYCVTGSAFESSLVLYQATAAHFGYTEARRRLKLHTPYFLRMTMENAFPRVYSTNKLSKRGLAQMYGPFPSRLAAERYCDAVLDLFKLRRCYEDLAPYPDHPGCVYGEMNKCIEPCKQACTPEEYATEAEAVKKFFDTRGESMIIAIGLEREVASSAMQFEKAAALHAQWQKVKAAQALADWIVRPIPKLKAIIVQTAAQEKEHAEQAALFLLNGGCIIGPERLSTLGVRAVREQTSVGSSLFAQPLMLHAIPLEGAATDTPGTSDSPEARATHVLSLLEARAEPSSDLALLSDHLSLLRRWYYRPEKQRNGEIFFPNEDGGDKGAWPIRKILRGAARMVLGDPKPMAETQRDAAKEAAKGIKTKILHEGRPDVERVVPVLPKNR is encoded by the coding sequence GTGGCAACCAGCTTCCATTTCGATCACGTTCTAGACTTCACCCCGGGCCAAGCAGACGAGATCCTCCGCACCATCCCCGCCCTCCCCGGGGTCTTCGCGCTCTTCGGCGCCCGCAAAGAAGACGCACCCTACCTCACCCAGACCGCCGACCTCCGCCGTCGCATGCGGCGTCTGCTCGATCCACCCGAGTCGCAATCCAAGCGCCTCAACCTCCGCGAAAAAGTAGCGCGCATCGAGTACTGCGTCACCGGCTCCGCCTTCGAGTCCTCCCTCGTCCTCTATCAAGCAACAGCAGCACACTTCGGATATACTGAGGCACGCCGCCGCCTCAAGCTCCACACTCCTTACTTCCTTCGCATGACCATGGAGAACGCCTTCCCCCGCGTCTACTCCACCAACAAGCTCTCCAAGCGCGGCCTCGCCCAGATGTACGGCCCCTTCCCCTCGCGCCTCGCCGCCGAGCGCTACTGCGACGCCGTCCTCGACCTCTTCAAACTCCGCCGCTGCTACGAAGACCTCGCACCCTATCCCGACCACCCCGGCTGCGTCTACGGTGAGATGAACAAGTGCATCGAACCCTGCAAACAAGCCTGCACGCCCGAAGAGTACGCCACCGAAGCCGAGGCCGTAAAAAAATTCTTCGACACCCGCGGCGAGAGCATGATCATCGCCATCGGCCTCGAGCGCGAAGTGGCCTCCTCCGCGATGCAGTTCGAAAAGGCCGCCGCCCTCCACGCGCAATGGCAGAAAGTAAAAGCCGCGCAGGCCCTCGCCGACTGGATCGTGCGCCCCATCCCGAAGCTGAAGGCCATCATCGTCCAGACAGCCGCGCAGGAGAAGGAGCACGCGGAACAAGCCGCCCTGTTCCTGCTCAACGGAGGCTGCATCATCGGCCCCGAGCGCCTCTCCACCCTTGGCGTGCGTGCCGTACGCGAGCAGACCAGCGTCGGCAGCTCCCTCTTCGCGCAGCCGCTGATGCTGCACGCCATCCCGCTCGAAGGCGCGGCAACCGACACCCCCGGCACCTCCGACTCTCCCGAAGCCCGTGCCACACACGTCCTCTCTCTCCTCGAAGCCCGAGCTGAGCCGTCCAGCGATCTCGCGCTCCTCAGCGACCATCTCTCCCTGCTGCGCCGCTGGTACTATCGCCCCGAAAAGCAACGCAACGGCGAGATCTTCTTCCCCAACGAAGACGGGGGCGACAAGGGCGCGTGGCCCATCCGCAAGATCCTGCGCGGCGCGGCCCGCATGGTCCTCGGCGATCCCAAACCCATGGCCGAAACCCAGCGCGACGCCGCAAAGGAAGCCGCAAAAGGAATCAAGACAAAGATCCTCCACGAAGGCCGGCCAGACGTCGAAAGGGTCGTTCCTGTTTTGCCGAAGAATCGCTAA
- a CDS encoding TldD/PmbA family protein codes for MPTQTTANLRQLASDVLSHALKAGATDAEAVVYEGDEFSALVRLGQVETLKESGSRAVGLRVFLASGKAQRTASTSSSDFSNDSIARLVEGAITLAKITSEDPFAGLPEAHEFGQIEEDQHLFFDDVNEMPPAERIEIARRTEAAALAYDTRIQNSGGGDFDTSTSHKILMNSRGFTGEYRRSYCGFSAAPIAHDEKGNMQRNYWFSNSRTVKKLENPEEIGQEAARRTLKRLGARQVKTQKAPVVFSPEIARSIIGNIFDAANGDAIYRNASFFSGMLGEQVAGENITVIDDGTIIHRFDDGAGIGGFGTRPFDGEGLPTRRTVLVERGILKNYVSNTYTARKLNMKSTGNASRGLAGNPGIGAGNFFLEAGTLTPEQIIGDIKSGLYVTETMGFGVNLVTGDYSQGASGLWIENGELAYPVEEITIAGNLKDMYKNIVAIGNDLIFRGASAAPTMRIEGMTIAGA; via the coding sequence ATGCCAACCCAGACGACCGCGAACCTCCGCCAGCTTGCCTCCGATGTCCTCAGCCATGCCCTCAAGGCAGGAGCCACCGATGCTGAGGCTGTCGTCTACGAAGGCGATGAGTTCTCCGCGTTGGTGAGGTTAGGACAAGTCGAAACCCTGAAAGAGTCAGGCTCGCGAGCAGTCGGTCTGCGCGTCTTCCTCGCCTCAGGGAAAGCCCAGCGCACAGCGAGCACTTCCTCTTCAGATTTTTCGAATGACAGCATCGCGCGCCTCGTCGAGGGAGCCATCACGCTCGCGAAGATCACCAGCGAAGATCCCTTCGCCGGCCTGCCCGAAGCACACGAGTTCGGCCAGATCGAAGAGGATCAGCACCTCTTCTTCGATGACGTTAACGAGATGCCGCCTGCCGAGCGCATCGAGATCGCCCGACGCACCGAGGCCGCAGCCCTGGCCTACGACACTCGCATCCAGAACTCCGGTGGTGGTGACTTCGACACCTCCACCTCGCACAAGATCCTGATGAACTCCCGCGGCTTCACCGGCGAGTACCGCCGCAGCTACTGCGGGTTCTCCGCCGCGCCCATCGCCCACGACGAGAAGGGCAACATGCAACGCAACTACTGGTTCTCGAACTCGCGCACCGTGAAGAAACTCGAGAACCCCGAAGAGATCGGCCAGGAAGCCGCACGCCGCACCCTCAAGCGGCTCGGCGCACGCCAGGTCAAGACGCAAAAAGCTCCAGTCGTCTTCTCACCCGAGATCGCACGTTCCATCATCGGCAACATCTTCGACGCGGCCAATGGCGACGCCATCTACCGCAACGCCTCCTTCTTCAGCGGCATGCTAGGCGAGCAGGTCGCCGGCGAAAACATCACCGTCATCGACGATGGCACCATCATTCACCGTTTCGATGATGGAGCAGGCATCGGCGGCTTCGGCACCCGCCCCTTCGACGGCGAAGGCCTGCCCACGCGCCGCACCGTGCTGGTCGAACGCGGCATCCTCAAGAACTACGTCTCGAACACCTACACCGCGCGCAAGCTCAACATGAAGTCCACCGGCAACGCCTCCCGCGGACTCGCCGGCAACCCCGGCATCGGCGCAGGCAACTTCTTTCTCGAAGCCGGCACGCTAACTCCCGAGCAGATCATCGGCGACATCAAATCCGGCCTCTACGTCACCGAGACGATGGGCTTCGGCGTCAACCTCGTCACCGGCGATTACTCGCAAGGCGCTAGCGGCCTCTGGATCGAGAACGGCGAACTCGCCTACCCGGTCGAAGAGATCACCATCGCCGGCAACCTGAAAGACATGTACAAAAACATCGTCGCCATCGGCAACGACCTCATCTTCCGCGGAGCCAGCGCCGCCCCCACCATGCGCATCGAAGGCATGACCATCGCCGGCGCGTAA
- a CDS encoding ester cyclase: MSEFGSASGNVAVIARFLEEVINQGRLEQADEIVAVDFVEFDPLPGQRQGREGLKEVIGMLRAAFPDIHWVADETVASGDKVVTRFTWTGTHRGTFLGVPATGRSVNVKGVVIDRLVGGKMTDSRILMDNLMMMQQLGVIPRA; encoded by the coding sequence GTGTCAGAGTTCGGAAGTGCATCTGGGAACGTCGCAGTCATCGCCAGGTTTTTGGAAGAGGTCATCAATCAAGGGCGGCTGGAGCAGGCCGACGAAATTGTTGCGGTTGACTTTGTCGAGTTTGATCCTCTTCCGGGTCAGCGGCAGGGACGAGAGGGTTTGAAAGAGGTCATCGGGATGCTGCGCGCTGCATTCCCGGACATTCACTGGGTTGCGGATGAGACAGTGGCTAGTGGAGATAAGGTTGTCACTCGCTTTACGTGGACAGGCACCCATCGAGGAACATTTCTCGGTGTTCCTGCAACGGGCAGGAGCGTCAACGTCAAAGGTGTCGTCATCGACCGCCTGGTCGGGGGCAAGATGACAGACAGTCGAATCCTGATGGATAACTTGATGATGATGCAGCAGCTTGGCGTCATTCCAAGGGCATAG
- the tldD gene encoding metalloprotease TldD, whose product MTIPAPDHKRYFIEKLGLSERLMERCLGEALSAGGEYADLYFESVTSTSLGIDESLVKSASQGISVGCGIRVVSGERTGYAYTDDLSSERLLRAARTAALIASGPAKELMSGFRQTDTPSLYPVAGATSDAEIAAKLALIQRADKAARAYDSRITQVRAGFNDELRRILVAASDGTFASDTQPLARLNVFVIAKDGVNTARGTSGGGGRVTMDFFESAGGPGGTDKSPEHHAREAARTAILQLGAVDAPAGEMPVVLGPGWPGVLLHEAVGHGLEADFNRKKTSAFAGLIGQQVASPKVTVVDNGLMPGRRGSINMDDEGNPTQETTLIENGILKGFLSDKLNSRLMGMPNTGSGRRESYHHIPMPRMTNTYMLNGEDMPEDIIKSVKRGLYAVNFGGGQVDITNGKFVFSASEAYLIEDGKVTRPVKGATLIGNGPEALKYVSMVGNDLALDEGIGTCGKAGQSVPVGVGMPTVKLDRMTVGGTGQ is encoded by the coding sequence ATGACCATACCCGCACCTGACCACAAACGCTACTTCATCGAAAAACTTGGTCTCTCGGAACGCCTGATGGAACGCTGTCTGGGCGAGGCCCTCTCAGCCGGAGGCGAGTATGCGGACCTTTACTTTGAGTCGGTTACGTCCACCTCTCTGGGTATCGACGAGTCCCTGGTCAAGTCGGCGAGTCAGGGGATCAGCGTTGGTTGCGGCATCCGCGTCGTCTCGGGCGAGCGCACCGGCTACGCCTATACCGACGATCTTTCAAGCGAGCGCCTGCTCCGCGCAGCCCGAACCGCGGCCCTGATCGCCAGCGGCCCGGCCAAAGAGCTGATGAGCGGATTTCGCCAGACCGACACCCCCTCGCTCTACCCTGTCGCCGGAGCCACCAGCGATGCCGAGATCGCCGCAAAGCTAGCTCTGATCCAACGCGCCGACAAGGCCGCCCGCGCCTACGACTCCCGCATCACGCAGGTCCGCGCCGGCTTCAACGATGAACTTCGCCGCATCCTGGTCGCCGCCTCCGACGGCACCTTCGCCTCGGACACCCAGCCGCTTGCCCGCCTCAACGTCTTCGTCATTGCAAAGGACGGAGTAAACACAGCACGGGGCACCAGCGGCGGCGGCGGTCGCGTCACCATGGATTTCTTCGAAAGCGCCGGCGGCCCCGGAGGAACAGACAAATCCCCAGAGCATCACGCACGCGAGGCCGCACGAACCGCGATCCTCCAGCTCGGAGCCGTCGACGCCCCAGCAGGCGAGATGCCCGTAGTCCTCGGCCCCGGCTGGCCCGGCGTTCTACTGCATGAAGCCGTAGGTCACGGTCTCGAAGCCGACTTCAACCGCAAGAAGACCTCTGCCTTCGCCGGACTCATCGGCCAACAGGTGGCAAGCCCCAAGGTCACCGTCGTCGACAACGGACTGATGCCCGGCCGCCGCGGCTCCATCAACATGGATGATGAAGGAAACCCGACGCAGGAGACCACGCTGATCGAAAACGGCATCCTCAAAGGCTTCCTCTCCGACAAACTCAACTCCCGCCTGATGGGCATGCCCAACACCGGCAGCGGACGCCGCGAGAGCTATCACCACATCCCCATGCCGCGCATGACTAACACCTATATGTTGAATGGGGAAGACATGCCCGAGGACATCATTAAGAGCGTCAAGCGCGGACTCTACGCGGTGAACTTCGGTGGTGGACAGGTCGACATTACCAACGGCAAGTTCGTCTTCTCGGCCAGCGAAGCGTACCTGATCGAGGACGGCAAAGTAACTCGGCCCGTGAAGGGTGCAACGCTGATCGGCAACGGCCCTGAAGCATTGAAGTATGTGTCGATGGTCGGCAACGATCTGGCACTCGACGAAGGCATCGGCACCTGCGGCAAGGCGGGGCAAAGTGTGCCGGTCGGCGTAGGCATGCCCACAGTAAAGCTCGACCGCATGACGGTCGGGGGAACGGGACAATAA
- a CDS encoding glycoside hydrolase domain-containing protein: MKIQLRISKLPLMRLSAFHPLLLLVCVINSYAQQPVGSVLTIGPYIGFDSNDYPGDEALPALRRHFAFVGYWLNNPPGERQNGWIGKRETLVRNGFGFLVLFNGRLEAEIKKEKRSGTSPASLGTKDATAAVVAAHRQNFAANTIIFLDQEEGGRLTEDQSAYLLAWTEAVAHLGYLPGVYGSGQPVGDGPGKTITTMQNIREQVAAQHLHHIVIWAYQDACPPANGCSLKPPPLDSSGTPDIAVWQYAQSPRRKEITAACGKTYATDGNCYAPDLPNFPLDLSVSSSADPSHGR, from the coding sequence ATGAAGATTCAGTTGCGCATCTCAAAGCTTCCCCTTATGCGACTCTCAGCGTTTCACCCACTCCTCCTTCTTGTTTGCGTTATCAATAGTTATGCGCAGCAGCCCGTCGGTTCGGTTCTCACCATAGGCCCCTATATCGGCTTTGACAGCAATGACTACCCCGGCGATGAGGCTCTGCCTGCGCTGCGTCGACACTTCGCCTTCGTGGGTTACTGGCTTAACAATCCTCCGGGCGAAAGACAGAACGGCTGGATTGGCAAGCGCGAGACATTGGTGCGCAATGGCTTCGGCTTTCTCGTCCTGTTCAACGGTCGGCTGGAGGCGGAGATCAAGAAGGAGAAGCGCTCCGGAACATCGCCTGCCTCGCTGGGAACGAAGGACGCCACAGCCGCCGTCGTCGCAGCGCACCGTCAAAACTTCGCCGCCAACACCATTATCTTTTTGGATCAGGAGGAAGGCGGCCGCCTCACCGAAGACCAGTCTGCCTATCTTCTTGCATGGACAGAGGCAGTCGCCCACCTGGGCTATCTGCCCGGAGTCTATGGCAGCGGCCAGCCAGTCGGCGACGGCCCCGGCAAGACCATCACCACCATGCAGAATATTCGCGAGCAGGTGGCCGCACAGCATCTGCACCACATCGTGATCTGGGCCTACCAGGACGCCTGCCCGCCCGCCAACGGATGCAGCCTGAAGCCCCCTCCGCTCGACTCCAGCGGCACCCCGGACATAGCGGTGTGGCAGTACGCTCAGTCGCCGCGACGCAAGGAGATTACCGCGGCCTGCGGCAAAACCTACGCTACCGACGGCAACTGCTACGCTCCGGATCTGCCAAATTTCCCGTTGGACCTTAGTGTTTCAAGCTCCGCCGACCCGTCGCATGGGCGCTGA
- a CDS encoding YfiT family bacillithiol transferase, protein MALTDIDPRYPIGDFEAPASISADERTGAIATLAELPEQLRNAVDGLSSGQLSTPYREGGWTLRQVVHHVADSHMNALVRVKLALTEDWPAVKSYDEAAWAKLHDMAAPVEWSLELVEALHARWVMLLQSLNEQQWQRGYNHPQDGRVTVELSALTYAWHSRHHVAHITHLRATEGW, encoded by the coding sequence ATGGCGCTTACAGATATCGACCCGAGGTACCCTATAGGCGACTTTGAAGCGCCCGCATCCATCTCTGCGGACGAGCGTACCGGGGCGATTGCAACCCTCGCAGAGCTGCCGGAACAGCTGCGTAATGCAGTGGACGGATTGAGCTCGGGACAGTTGAGCACGCCCTATCGCGAAGGGGGCTGGACGCTGCGCCAAGTGGTGCATCACGTCGCAGACAGTCATATGAACGCCCTCGTCCGGGTGAAGCTTGCGCTGACCGAGGACTGGCCGGCGGTCAAGTCCTACGATGAAGCCGCCTGGGCGAAGCTGCATGACATGGCTGCGCCGGTGGAGTGGTCCCTGGAGTTGGTGGAAGCACTTCATGCGCGATGGGTGATGCTCCTTCAGTCACTCAACGAACAGCAGTGGCAGCGTGGATACAACCATCCCCAGGATGGCCGGGTCACGGTAGAGCTGTCGGCGCTGACTTACGCCTGGCACTCGCGCCATCATGTGGCACACATCACGCATCTGCGCGCGACTGAAGGATGGTAG
- a CDS encoding GNAT family N-acetyltransferase: MTTIQIATMPSEIDLCFPVMRQLRPMLAAEEFVGRIQTQQAEGYQLAYLESDGAIVSVAGFRMQNLLWSGKTLYVDDLVTDEAARSKGHGESMLTWLIALAKEAGCTTFMLDSGTHRHEAHAFYFRHGLRISDFHFKLSL, translated from the coding sequence ATGACCACCATTCAGATCGCTACGATGCCAAGCGAGATTGACCTCTGCTTCCCGGTGATGCGCCAGCTTCGGCCCATGTTAGCTGCTGAGGAGTTCGTTGGCCGCATTCAAACCCAACAGGCCGAGGGGTATCAGCTCGCCTATCTTGAGTCGGACGGCGCGATCGTGTCGGTCGCCGGCTTCCGCATGCAGAATCTGCTGTGGAGCGGCAAGACGCTCTATGTGGATGATCTGGTGACGGACGAGGCGGCGCGGTCGAAGGGGCATGGCGAGTCGATGCTGACGTGGCTGATTGCGCTGGCCAAAGAGGCGGGATGCACCACCTTCATGCTCGACTCAGGAACGCACCGGCACGAGGCGCACGCGTTCTACTTCCGCCATGGGCTACGCATCTCCGACTTTCACTTCAAGCTTTCGTTGTAG
- a CDS encoding tRNA dihydrouridine synthase has product MKKRYTLEQKRWDDPAEHAMPEHSRVPASFTIGNVKIAPATVLAPMAGVTDTVFRRFIKNASQFATPADGSTGSSANVDSMTSNQQSGCGLIMTEFTSADGLSRMRETKRKRYLTYYDDEHPISAQLFGSNPVTLADSARIVEDAGFDLVDLNLGCPAKRVVACNGGSGLLRDLPLIETIFKTVRAAVSIPFTVKFRMGWNDKHIVCVELAKMAEDCGLNAVALHARTREDGYTGQARWEYIAAVKDAVKIPVIGNGDIRTPEDAAAMVDMTGCDAVMIGRTAPSNPWIFRQIAQYTASKEATGVGTYDHPTDQDRYRMIRTYFQMLVDEIAIEERAEAARAEAITAAGQVAREQRHRDCVGKMKQFASWFTHGVPGGGALRKQIFESKNGDAVLSAIESFFATRVTATEKEDAVAEVDETMLASAAAYCD; this is encoded by the coding sequence ATGAAGAAGCGATACACCCTCGAGCAGAAGCGCTGGGACGACCCAGCCGAACACGCGATGCCCGAGCACTCCCGCGTCCCTGCGAGCTTCACCATCGGCAACGTCAAGATTGCGCCTGCGACGGTTCTCGCTCCCATGGCCGGGGTGACCGACACGGTCTTTCGCCGTTTCATCAAAAACGCCAGCCAGTTTGCGACTCCCGCCGACGGATCTACTGGCTCCTCGGCCAACGTCGACAGCATGACTTCGAACCAGCAGTCAGGCTGCGGCCTCATCATGACGGAGTTCACCTCCGCCGACGGCCTCTCCCGCATGCGCGAGACCAAGCGCAAACGCTACCTGACTTATTACGACGACGAGCACCCGATCTCCGCTCAGCTCTTTGGTTCGAATCCCGTGACACTCGCCGACTCGGCACGCATCGTCGAGGACGCCGGCTTCGATCTTGTTGACCTGAACCTCGGCTGCCCGGCCAAGCGCGTGGTCGCCTGCAACGGCGGCTCCGGTCTGCTGCGCGATCTGCCGCTGATTGAGACGATCTTCAAGACCGTCCGCGCCGCCGTCTCCATTCCCTTCACCGTGAAGTTCCGCATGGGCTGGAACGATAAGCACATCGTCTGCGTCGAGCTGGCGAAGATGGCTGAGGACTGCGGCCTGAACGCAGTGGCCCTGCACGCCCGCACCCGCGAAGACGGCTACACCGGCCAGGCGAGGTGGGAGTACATCGCTGCCGTCAAGGACGCCGTGAAGATTCCGGTCATCGGAAACGGCGACATCCGCACCCCTGAGGACGCAGCCGCGATGGTCGACATGACCGGCTGCGACGCCGTGATGATCGGCCGCACTGCACCGTCGAATCCGTGGATCTTCCGCCAGATCGCGCAGTACACCGCGTCGAAAGAGGCCACCGGCGTGGGCACTTACGATCACCCCACAGACCAGGATCGCTATCGCATGATCCGCACCTACTTCCAGATGCTGGTCGACGAGATCGCCATCGAGGAGCGAGCCGAAGCAGCGCGCGCGGAGGCCATTACTGCGGCAGGCCAGGTCGCACGCGAGCAGCGCCACCGCGACTGCGTCGGGAAGATGAAGCAGTTCGCCAGCTGGTTCACGCACGGCGTTCCCGGCGGAGGCGCACTGCGCAAACAGATCTTTGAATCGAAGAACGGCGACGCAGTTCTCAGCGCGATTGAGAGTTTCTTCGCCACTCGCGTGACGGCCACCGAGAAGGAAGACGCCGTCGCAGAAGTCGACGAGACGATGCTCGCCTCAGCCGCTGCCTACTGCGACTGA
- the rpmE gene encoding 50S ribosomal protein L31: protein MPKEGIHPKYDNIHVKCACGNTFETRSTHKGDIVVEICSACHPFFTGKQKLIDTAGRVERFRRKFAKSDAGKAETTAK, encoded by the coding sequence ATGCCAAAAGAAGGTATTCACCCGAAGTACGACAACATCCACGTCAAGTGCGCCTGCGGGAACACGTTTGAGACCCGCTCCACGCACAAGGGCGACATCGTCGTCGAAATCTGCTCCGCCTGCCACCCGTTCTTCACCGGCAAGCAGAAGCTGATCGACACAGCAGGTCGCGTCGAGCGCTTCCGCCGCAAGTTCGCCAAGTCGGACGCCGGCAAGGCCGAGACCACCGCGAAGTAA
- a CDS encoding ATP-binding protein: MSEVCTICGGAGMLVLQEDGRQFVKDCVCRLQRRAERMLGRAHIPKRYEHCSLESYETNFPSSNRSLSLAHLRARKFVDGYPLETVGTGLLLTGSIGVGKTHLAVGILQALVAERGATGLFFDYRDLLKQVQNSYNNKVSATELEVLAPVFDAEVLVLDELGASKPTDWVWDTVAHILNTRYNDRRTTIITTNYANAGPLSTESGPRGVMREETLGDRIGERMRSRLQEMCVVVEMQGEDFRQKVKRASFA; the protein is encoded by the coding sequence ATGAGCGAAGTTTGCACGATATGCGGTGGGGCGGGAATGCTGGTCCTGCAGGAGGATGGCAGGCAGTTCGTCAAAGACTGCGTCTGCCGGTTACAGCGGCGCGCTGAACGGATGCTGGGTCGCGCCCACATCCCCAAGCGCTATGAACACTGCTCGCTCGAGAGTTACGAGACGAACTTTCCCTCTTCGAATCGGTCGCTCAGCCTGGCCCATCTTCGCGCACGGAAGTTTGTCGACGGCTACCCTCTGGAGACTGTTGGAACCGGGCTGTTGCTCACCGGGTCAATTGGCGTAGGCAAGACGCATCTGGCAGTGGGGATACTGCAGGCGCTGGTAGCCGAACGTGGCGCGACCGGCCTCTTCTTCGACTACCGCGACCTGTTGAAGCAGGTGCAGAACAGCTACAACAACAAGGTCTCTGCGACAGAACTTGAGGTGCTGGCGCCCGTCTTTGACGCTGAGGTGCTGGTGCTGGACGAACTCGGCGCCTCCAAACCCACAGACTGGGTTTGGGACACGGTCGCACACATTCTGAACACTCGCTACAACGACCGCCGCACCACGATCATCACCACGAACTACGCCAACGCAGGTCCTCTGAGCACAGAGAGCGGGCCACGCGGCGTAATGCGCGAGGAGACCCTTGGCGACAGGATCGGCGAACGAATGCGCTCGCGCCTGCAGGAGATGTGCGTTGTCGTGGAGATGCAGGGCGAGGACTTCCGTCAGAAGGTCAAGCGCGCCAGCTTCGCTTAG
- a CDS encoding DUF2393 domain-containing protein, producing MSEQRRPLDPPVDPSVSQSTPIPPRSETSSGQPAMFASKPPEGGGVPVAAWGVAGLVVLVVLLGLVFATRHKSQASPNTIQPLAAYAAELPLSQLAMSESTSLSGGKSTFIDGHIQNAGGQTVSGISVQVIFRNDEAMPPQVETLPLSVVRMREPYIDTQPISAAPLKPGEERDFRLIFETIPANWNTQMPEIHIISVDTK from the coding sequence ATGAGCGAACAGCGTCGTCCTCTCGATCCCCCGGTTGATCCATCTGTCTCCCAAAGTACCCCGATCCCACCACGCAGCGAGACCAGCAGCGGCCAGCCTGCGATGTTCGCCAGCAAGCCGCCCGAGGGCGGCGGAGTGCCGGTCGCAGCCTGGGGGGTAGCTGGGTTGGTCGTGCTGGTGGTGCTCCTCGGCCTGGTCTTTGCCACGCGGCACAAGTCCCAGGCGTCCCCCAATACGATCCAGCCGTTAGCCGCCTATGCCGCTGAGCTTCCCCTTTCGCAGCTTGCCATGAGCGAGTCGACCAGCCTCTCAGGAGGAAAATCGACCTTTATTGACGGCCATATCCAAAACGCAGGGGGGCAGACCGTCTCAGGCATCAGCGTACAGGTCATCTTCCGCAACGACGAGGCCATGCCCCCGCAGGTAGAGACACTGCCGCTATCTGTAGTTCGGATGCGTGAACCCTATATCGATACCCAGCCCATAAGCGCGGCTCCCCTGAAGCCGGGCGAGGAACGGGACTTTCGCCTTATCTTCGAGACGATTCCAGCCAACTGGAACACGCAAATGCCCGAGATTCACATTATTAGTGTGGACACAAAATAG